A stretch of Mus caroli chromosome 5, CAROLI_EIJ_v1.1, whole genome shotgun sequence DNA encodes these proteins:
- the LOC110294508 gene encoding 2'-5'-oligoadenylate synthase-like protein 2 isoform X2 has product MGTESSDSFNLDEGFVAVMELLINYRDICIYWTKYYDFQNEVVRNFLKKQLKGDRPIILDPADPTNNLGRRNGWEQVAAEAAFCLLQVCCTTVGPSERWNVQRARDVQVRVKQTGTVDWTLWTNPYSPIRKMKAEIRREKNFGGELRISFQEPGGERQLLSSRKTLADYGIFSKVTIWVLETFPPEILVFVKYPGGQSKPFAINPDDTILDLKEKIEDAGGPWAEDQVLLLDDEELEDDESLEELEIKDCDTIELSRVIY; this is encoded by the exons ATGGGTACAGAGAGCAGTGATAGCTTCAATCTGGATGAAGGGTTCGTAGCCGTGATGGAGCTCCTCATAAACTACCGAGACATCTGCATCTACTGGACCAAGTACTACGATTTCCAAAACGAGGTCGTCAGGAACTTTCTGAAGAAACAGCTGAAGGGAGACCG GCCCATCATCCTAGACCCAGCTGACCCCACCAACaacctgggaagaagaaatggatgGGAACAGGTGGCTGCAGAAGCTGCTTTCTGCCTTCTGCAGGTCTGTTGCACGACTGTAGGCCCCAGCGAGCGCTGGAATGTACAG CGAGCGAGGGATGTTCAGGTGAGAGTGAAACAAACGGGAACAGTGGATTGGACACTCTGGACAAACCCCTACAGCCCCATCAGAAAGATGAAGGCAGAGATCAGGAGGGAAAAGAACTTTGGAGGGGAACTGCGCATCTCCTTCCAGGAGCCCGGAGGGGAGAGACAGCTGCTCAGCAGCCGGAAGACCCTGGCGGATTATGGGATATTCTCTAAGGTGACCATCTGGGTGCTGGAGACCTTTCCTCCTGAGATCCTGGTCTTTGTGAAGTATCCTGGTGGCCAGAGCAAGCCTTTCGCCATCAACCCTGATGATACCATCTTAGATCTGAAAGAGAAGATAGAAGATGCTGGAGGCCCTTGGGCGGAGGATCAGGTACTACTGTTGGACGATGAGGAGTTGGAAGATGATGAGAGCCTTGAAGAGCTTGAGATTAAAGACTGTGACACCATTGAGCTCAGTAGGGTAATCTACTAG
- the LOC110294508 gene encoding 2'-5'-oligoadenylate synthase-like protein 2 isoform X1, which yields MKTGSPCSFTFNSCQSLVSVSSFSKEGGAERFSPLPATLCPPVSSRERFGKLLPSDLSRSTEDLSRGQADPAEMDPFPNLYGTPGDSLDHFLEHSLQPQRDWKEEGQDAWERIERFFREQCFRDELLLDQEVRVIKVVKGGSSGKGTTLNHRSDQDMILFLSCFSSFEEQARNRKVVISFIKRRLIHCSRSLAYNIIVLTHREGKRTPRSLTLKVQSRKTDDIIWMDILPAYDALGPLSRDSKPAPAIYETLIRSKGYPGDFSPSFTELQRHFVKTRPVKLKNLLRLVKFWYLQCLRRKYGRGAALPSKYALELLTIYAWEMGTESSDSFNLDEGFVAVMELLINYRDICIYWTKYYDFQNEVVRNFLKKQLKGDRPIILDPADPTNNLGRRNGWEQVAAEAAFCLLQVCCTTVGPSERWNVQRARDVQVRVKQTGTVDWTLWTNPYSPIRKMKAEIRREKNFGGELRISFQEPGGERQLLSSRKTLADYGIFSKVTIWVLETFPPEILVFVKYPGGQSKPFAINPDDTILDLKEKIEDAGGPWAEDQVLLLDDEELEDDESLEELEIKDCDTIELSRVIY from the exons ATGAAAACTGGATCTCCCTGCAGTTTCACTTTCAATTCTTGTCAaagcttggtttctgtttccagtttctccaaggagggaggggcagagcgCTTTTCTCCTCTCCCGGCAACTCTCTGTCCCCCTGTCTCCTCCAGAGAACGCTTTGGGAAGCTCCTCCCATCAGACCTGAGCAGAAGCACAGAGGATTTATCTAGAGGACAGGCTGACCCAGCTGAAATGGATCCATTCCCCAACCTGTATGGGACCCCTGGGGACAGTCTAGACCACTTCCTGGAACACAGCCTTCAGCCCCAGAGGGACTGGAAAGAGGAAGGGCAGGATGCCTGGGAGAGAATCGAGAGGTTCTTTCGGGAACAGTGCTTCCGTGATGAGCTGCTCCTGGACCAAGAAGTCAGGGTGATTAAGGTGGTGAAG GGAGGCTCCTCGGGAAAGGGGACAACGCTGAACCACAGATCtgaccaagacatgattctgttcttAAGCTGCTTTTCCAGTTTCGAAGAGCAGGCGAGAAACCGCAAGGTTGTCATCAGCTTCATTAAGAGGAGGCTGATTCATTGTAGCAGAAGCCTGGCCTACAATATCATTGTCCTTACCCACAGAGAGGGGAAAAGGACCCCTCGCTCGCTCACCCTAAAGGTTCAGTCCCGGAAGACTGATGACATTATTTGGATGGATATCCTCCCGGCTTACGATGCTTTGG GACCTTTGTCCAGAGACTCAAAACCAGCACCGGCAATCTACGAGACTCTGATAAGAAGTAAGGGCTACCCTGGTGACTTCTCACCAAGCTTcacagagttacagagacattttGTGAAAACTCGCCCCGTTAAACTGAAGAACCTCCTCCGGTTGGTGAAGTTCTGGTACCTGCAG TGCCTGAGACGTAAATATGGAAGAGGTGCAGCGTTGCCCTCAAAATATGCTCTGGAGCTGCTGACCATCTACGCCTGGGAGATGGGTACAGAGAGCAGTGATAGCTTCAATCTGGATGAAGGGTTCGTAGCCGTGATGGAGCTCCTCATAAACTACCGAGACATCTGCATCTACTGGACCAAGTACTACGATTTCCAAAACGAGGTCGTCAGGAACTTTCTGAAGAAACAGCTGAAGGGAGACCG GCCCATCATCCTAGACCCAGCTGACCCCACCAACaacctgggaagaagaaatggatgGGAACAGGTGGCTGCAGAAGCTGCTTTCTGCCTTCTGCAGGTCTGTTGCACGACTGTAGGCCCCAGCGAGCGCTGGAATGTACAG CGAGCGAGGGATGTTCAGGTGAGAGTGAAACAAACGGGAACAGTGGATTGGACACTCTGGACAAACCCCTACAGCCCCATCAGAAAGATGAAGGCAGAGATCAGGAGGGAAAAGAACTTTGGAGGGGAACTGCGCATCTCCTTCCAGGAGCCCGGAGGGGAGAGACAGCTGCTCAGCAGCCGGAAGACCCTGGCGGATTATGGGATATTCTCTAAGGTGACCATCTGGGTGCTGGAGACCTTTCCTCCTGAGATCCTGGTCTTTGTGAAGTATCCTGGTGGCCAGAGCAAGCCTTTCGCCATCAACCCTGATGATACCATCTTAGATCTGAAAGAGAAGATAGAAGATGCTGGAGGCCCTTGGGCGGAGGATCAGGTACTACTGTTGGACGATGAGGAGTTGGAAGATGATGAGAGCCTTGAAGAGCTTGAGATTAAAGACTGTGACACCATTGAGCTCAGTAGGGTAATCTACTAG